A DNA window from Loxodonta africana isolate mLoxAfr1 chromosome 7, mLoxAfr1.hap2, whole genome shotgun sequence contains the following coding sequences:
- the LOC100669052 gene encoding olfactory receptor 51G2-like has protein sequence MSDSNSNDTFFFLTGFPGLETVHTWVSIPLCAMYVASLAGNSLILWVVRSEPTLHQPMYYFLSMLALTDLGLSASTLPTVLTIYMLGFRQVAKDVCLAQIFFIHTFSVMESSVLLTMAFDRFVAIRSPLRYGTILTNTRVATLGLAIVVRSIGLLVPAPIMLKKLPYCQNRLLSHFYCLHPDVMKLACADTHINSAYGLFVVLSTLGLDSVLIVLSYGLIFQTVLSIASKGENLKALNTCVSHICAVLLFYIPPIAMSMIHRFGKRTSPSTPMLLSYLHYLTPPVFNPVVYTIKTKEIRLRMLRLFQPGRSGIRDVHGY, from the coding sequence CCATGTATGTGGCATCCCTGGCAGGGAACAGCCTGATCCTATGGGTGGTGAGGTCAGAGCCCACCCTGCACCAGCCCATGTACTACTTTCTGTCCATGCTGGCACTGACTGACCTGGGCCTCTCTGCCTCCACGCTGCCCACCGTGCTCACTATTTACATGCTGGGTTTCAGACAGGTGGCAAAGGATGTTTGTCTGGCACAGATTTTCTTCATCCACACATTCTCCGTCATGGAGTCCTCTGTGCTGCTAACCATGGCCTTTGATCGTTTTGTGGCCATCAGAAGCCCTCTTCGCTatggcaccatcctcacaaacaccCGAGTTGCCACCTTGGGCTTAGCCATTGTAGTGCGCAGTATTGGTCTCCTCGTTCCAGCCCCCATCATGCTGAAGAAGCTGCCTTACTGCCAGAATCGCCTGCTTTCCCACTTCTACTGCTTACATCCTGATGTCATGAAGCTGGCCTGTGCTGACACTCACATCAATAGTGCCTATGGGCTCTTTGTGGTGCTCTCCACACTGGGGTTGGACTCAGTGCTCATTGTCCTCTCCTATGGGCTTATCTTCCAAACAGTGCTGTCCATTGCCTCAAAGGGTGAGAACCTCAAAGCCCTCAACACATGTGTCTCCCACATCTGTGCTGTGCTGCTTTTCTACATTCCCCCTATTGCCATGTCCATGATCCACCGATTTGGGAAGAGAACATCACCTTCTACTCCTATGCTGCTCTCTTATCTGCACTATCTCACCCCTCCAGTGTTTAATCCTGTTGTTTACACTATCAAGACCAAGGAGATCCGACTGAGGATGCTACGCCTATTCCAACCTGGTAGGAGTGGTATTAGAGATGTCCATGGGTATTAA